A stretch of the Paenibacillus dendritiformis genome encodes the following:
- a CDS encoding replicative helicase loader/inhibitor, producing MTEEQTIRLLSLISTAYPMVELTDEYVELWTIMLRSVDFKDAVQALNKHIQTSKYAPTIAEIVQGCKSDAERKKRETAERVALMTQWGNQASLPAGRQHE from the coding sequence ATGACCGAAGAACAAACGATAAGACTCCTATCACTGATTTCTACGGCTTACCCGATGGTGGAGTTGACGGATGAGTATGTAGAGCTATGGACGATCATGTTACGAAGCGTTGATTTCAAAGATGCGGTTCAAGCCCTGAATAAACACATACAGACAAGCAAGTATGCGCCCACTATTGCGGAGATTGTCCAGGGTTGTAAATCCGATGCCGAAAGGAAGAAACGGGAGACGGCGGAGCGGGTGGCGCTAATGACTCAATGGGGGAATCAAGCATCATTACCGGCAGGGAGGCAGCATGAATGA